In Meleagris gallopavo isolate NT-WF06-2002-E0010 breed Aviagen turkey brand Nicholas breeding stock chromosome 3, Turkey_5.1, whole genome shotgun sequence, one DNA window encodes the following:
- the OXR1 gene encoding oxidation resistance protein 1 codes for MWSDFWVILSYVEPGVELSDPYITTREDINSKQATNIKTDLEPEAFRPNLSDPSELLQPEQIEKLTKSLPPRTIGYPWTLAYSTAKHGMSLKTLYRTMLGLDTPVLLVIKDSDGQIFGALASEPFKVSDGFYGTGETFLFTFSPDFEVFKWTGDNMFFIKGDMDSLAFGGGGGEFALWLDGDLYHGRSHSCKTFGNHTLSKREDFIIQDIEIWAFE; via the exons ATAACAACAAGAGAAGACATCAATTCAAAACAGGCAACAAACATCAAAACAGACCTGGAGCCTGAGGCATTCCGGCCAAATCTTAGTGATCCCAGTGAATTACTTCAGCCAGAGCAAATAGAAAAG CTCACAAAGTCTCTTCCACCGCGGACCATTGGATATCCATGGACTCTTGCCTACAGTACTGCAAAGCATGGCATGAGTTTGAAGACTCTGTATCGAACTATGCTGGGATTAGATACACCTGTGTTGTTGGTTATCAAGGACAGTGATGGACAg ATTTTTGGTGCACTAGCATCTGAACCATTTAAAGTGAGTGATGGATTTTATGGCACTGGGGAGACCTTTCTGTTCACTTTTTCTCCAGATTTTGAG gTTTTCAAATGGACAGGAGACAACATGTTCTTCATTAAAGGCGACATGGATTCCCTTGCTTTTGGTGGAGGAGG TGGGGAATTTGCTCTTTGGCTCGATGGGGATCTCTACCATGGAAGAAGTCATTCATGCAAAACATTTGGGAATCATACACTTTCTAAGAGAGAAGACTTCATTATTCAAGACATAGAAATTTGGGCTTTTGAATGA